Genomic window (Nitrosophilus kaiyonis):
ATGCTGAAGGTATTGGTGGAGGAATTGGTGGTTTAGTTGGTGGTTTTTTTGGTGTTAAAGCAAAATCAAAAGAGGCTTATATAGCTGCCAATATTAGACTTATTGATGTTAGAACAGGAAGAATAATTAACTCAACAAGGGTAGAAGGAAAAGCTTCAAGCTTTAGTATAGGCGGAATTGGTGGTGGACTTATAGGTCATGTTCCATTAGCTGGTGGACTTAGTATATATAAAAATACACCAATGGAAAAAGCTGTAATGGTTATGATTGATAATGCTGTTAAAGAGATTTCAAGATTAATTCCTGAAAGCTATTATAGAGTAAAATAATCTAAGGGGCTTTGCCCCTATCTTCTTTAATATTTCTTTATTTATACTTTCATACCCTCAAAGGATAAAAAATGGCTATAACAAATGCTGATATTGCCGCAATTTTTAATAAAGTCGCTGATCTACTTGAGATTAAAGGTGAAAATCCATTTAAAGTTAGAGCATATAGAAATGCTGCAAGAACTGTTGAAAATATTGGAAAATCTTTAGTAGATCTTGTAAATGAGGGTTATGATTTAACAAAGCTACCTGGAATTGGTCACGATTTGAGTGAATATATTAAAGAGATTGTTACTACTGGAAAATTTAGTAAACTTCAAAAACTTGAAAAAGAGATACCTTCCCATTTAGTTGATATGTTATCTATTGAGGGTCTTGGACCTAAAAGAATAAAAGTACTTTATGAAACTTTACATGTAGAATCAATGGAAGATTTAAGAAGGGCAGCTGAGAGTGGAGAGATATTAAAGCTTCCAGGTTTTGGTCCAACATTAGTAGAAAAAATTTTAAAAGGTATTAGACTTGCAAAAAAAGCTGGACACAGATTTAGAATAGATGTAGCAAAAAATTATGCCCAAGATTTAGTAAATTATATAAAACAGATTGATGGAATCATTCACATAGATGTTGCTGGAAGTTATAGAAGAAGAAAGGAAACTGTTGGTGATCTTGATATTTTAGTAACTGCAAAAGATTGGGATAAGGTTACTGAGCATTTTGTTAAATATAGCGGTATTAAAGAGATTGTATCAAAAGGTCCAACAAGAAGTACAGTAATATTAAAATCTGATTTACAAGTTGATTTAAGAAGCGTACCAAATGAGAGTTATGGTGCGGCACTGCACTATTTTACAGGTTCGAAAGCTCATAATATTGCTATTAGAACAAGAGGTGTAAAGCTTGGATTGAAGATTAATGAATATGGAGTTTTTAAAGGTGAAAAAAGAGTAGGTGGTGAAAAAGAAGAGGATGTTTTTAAAAGTGTGGGTTTGCCTTATATTGAACCAGAACTTAGAGAAAATAGAGGCGAAATAGAAGCAGCTGAGGCTGGAAAACTTCCAAAACTTGTGAAATTGGATGATATTGTAGGTGATCTTCATATGCATACAAGATATACAGATGGTAAAAATTCTATTGAAGAGATGGCTGAAGCTGCGATGAAAAAAGGTTATAAATATATTGCAATAACAGATCATTCAAAAAGAGTAACAGTTGCTAAAGGTTTAGATGAAAAAAGGTTATTAGAACAGATTGAAGAGATAGATAAAATAAATGAGAAACTTAAAAATTTTACTATTTTAAAAGGAATAGAAGTTGATATTTTAGAAGATGGAAGTTTAGATTTAAGCAATGATGTATTAAAAGAGTTAGATGTTGTAGTTGGTGCAGTTCATTCAAAATTTAAACTTTCAAGAGAAAAACAGACTACAAGAGTATTAAAAGCAATGGATAATCCATATTTTAATATTTTAGCTCATCCCACAGGTAGACTTATAGGAAGTAGAGAAGGGTATGATATAGATATTGAAAAAATTTTAAATCATGCAAAAGAGAATGGTTGTTATTTAGAGATTAATGCACAGCCAGAAAGACTTGATTTAAATGATATAAATGCAAAGCTAGCAAAAGAGATGGGAATAAAAATGGCAATTTCAACAGATGCTCACAATATCTTTTCACTTGATTATATGCAGTATGGAGTATATCAAGCTAGACGTGGATGGTGCGAAAAAGAAGATATTTTAAATACACATTCACTTAAAGAGTTAAAAAAACTTCTTAAACGCTAATAACACAATTTCTACCACTTTTTTTTGCTTTATAAAGAGCGGTGTCTGCTTTTTTTATGAAATTTTCTAAACTCATATCTTTATTATATTCTGTTATTCCAAAACTTGCTGTTAATTTTTTTATTTTTGGAAAAGAGTGATTTTCAATAATTTTTTTGATTTTATTTGCAAAAATTTTTGCATCCTCTTTTTTATCTCCAACTGCGATAATTAAAAACTCTTCGCCACCCCATCTTCCAAGATGATCTATTTTTCTTATACTCTTTTTTAAAACAGATGAAAACTCTATTAATATTTTATCTCCAACAAGATGGCCATAAGTATCATTTATATTTTTAAAAAAATCTATATCAATCATTATTAAAGATAAAGGTGATGAAAATCTTTTACTTTTTTCACACTCCTCTTCAAGAATTTCTATAATTTTTCTTCTATTATATATTTTTGTTAATTGATCAGTTTCTGATAAAAGTTTTAATTTTTCATTTGTACTTTTTAATTCATCAGTCATTGCATCAATAAAATTTGCTAAAATTTTAAATATTGTAATTTGATCATATCTTTTCCCGTCAAATTTTTTTAATTTTGATTTTTTTGGTGATATGCTCTTTTTTTCAGATAATGAAAGAAGTGTTAATGTTTGATTGAGAAGCTCGTTTTCTTTAACATCTTTAAAATGAAAAAACTCACCATATGTAAAAAATCCAGATGTAGGAGCTATACTATTTAAATATTTTGTCTCTTCTTCAATAAGTTTTCCCATTAAGGCTTTTCGCGCTACACAGGAATATATAAAAATTGCTTCACTATTAAACTGTGAAACTTTTTCATAAATATCTTTTGATGATGAAAAGATGAGATTTGTATCACCAAATCCAAATTTAAAGATATCATTTTCTTTAATATCTCCAGCAAAAATCAAAGATTTTGCATTTTCATCAATACCTATGCAAGCTATTGCAATATAATTATCATGTTTTTTTATCATTATAGGAATTTCCATAGTTGCTAATGGAAAATTTAAGATCTCTTTTCCAAAATAGTGAAAATATAGATCTAAAGCAGGTTGATTATCTATTTCATATAATACATTTTTATTAGCTTTTGTTATTTTAAAACTTTTTCCAATTGGTTGCCAATTAAAACTATAATGGTTTTCTGCTTTTAATTTATCAGAATTTAAAGCACAGGCAACTGCTCCTTTTGAAGTAATATATTCATTATCAAATACATAAGTTTCTTTAAATTCTCCATTATCGCCTGCCATTCCGCCAGCTATGAGAAAATCTTTGTTTTTATTTTTAAGTTTTTTAATATATCTCTCTCCATCATGGTTTGTACCATCTAAAAAAGTTAAAATAACTTTTGTATCATCAGATACTAATCTATTTCCAATTTCTTTTCCTAGTTTTTCACTATTTTCCTCTTCTATTAGGAGTGAATTTAGTGAAACATTTTCAAATTGTGTAAAAGAGATAACTGTATGAGAATCATATACTTTTCCATTAAATATTTCACCAGCAGTAGTTGTTCCAATAACATGAGAGTTTGGAAAAAGAGTATTGAGGTTTTTTTGAAGATTTTTTATATATGCTTTATCTCTTTTTCCACAAAATACTTGAATCAATATCTTTTCAAAATTTTTATTAAATGTTTTTTGAACATTTTTAAGGTCTTTTATATTTTTATAATTAATATTAAAAACTTGCATTATTTATTATATAATAAAAATTATTAATTTAAATTTATTTCTATTTCTCTTTAAAAAACTCTTTTGCTTTTTTTGCAAAATTTTCTAGTTTTTCTTCAACTATTGCGTTAAAGCTATCTTTTGTGAACTTTCCATCCTTTTCCCTTACTCCTGCATTTAAACCTGTTAAAATCTCTATAGCTTCATCTATATTTTCTACTGAATATATGAAAAACTCTTTTTTTTCAATTTTTTCATATATTTCATCTTTTAATATTAAATGTTCAATATTTGATTTTGGAATAATAACTCCTTGGTCTTTGGTAAATCCTTTTATTTTGCATATCTCATAAAACCCTTCAATTTTTTCATTAACTCCACCAATTGCTTGGACTTCTCCTTTTTGACTAATTGAGCCTGTAATTGCAATATTTTGTTTTAATGGGATTTGAGATATAGCAGAAAGAAGAGCACAAGTTTCGGCTAAAGACGCACTATCTCCCTCTACAAATGAGTAACTTTGCTCAAAAACCAATGATGCTGAAAGAGTAAGAGGTATATCTGGAAGATACCTTCCCTTTAAAAATCCAGCAATAATCATTGTGCTTTTTGTATATATTTTTCCACCAAGTTCAGCCTCTTTTTCAATATCTATAAGTTCACCTTTGCCCATTCTTACAGTAGCTGTTATTTTTGTAGGTTTTGCAAAACTTATATCACCAAGATCTATTACACTAAGACCATTAATCTGTCCTATTTTTTCACCACTTATATCAATTTTTAATATATCTCTTCCAAACTCTTCATTTATTAACTCTTTTATTCTTGAGCTTCTATACTCTTTTTCATCTACAGCTTTTTTAATATCTATATCATCTATTATTTTTGCTTCTCTTTTTTTTGCCCAATAGTTTGCCTCTTGTATTATCTCTTGAAGTTTTTTGATTTTTAAAGAGAGTTTTTTAGAATCTTGTGCAAATCTTGAACTAACATCGATAATTTTTGCAATAGCTTTGTTTGATAAAGGCATAAGATTTTCATGTTTTGCAAAAGATGCTATATAATTTGCATAAATATTTAAAGTGTTTTTATCTTTTTCATATATCTCGTTAAAATCTGCTACTACTTTAAAAAGCTCTTTAAAATCGTTATCCAGATTATAAAGAAGATAATATATTATTCTATTTCCAATTAATATAATTTTTGTATCAAGATCAATTGGTTCTGGCTCTAATGTAAGAGTACTTATAAGACCAATCATTCTCTCTTTTGGTACAATTTTTATCTTTTTTGATAGAAGTGCTCTTTTTAATGATTCCCAAGCAAAAGGCTCAATCAATACTTTTCTTGCGTCAATTATTAAATATCCTCCATTTGCTTTATGTAAAGCTCCAGGTCTAATGAGAGTAAAATCGGTTATTAATGTTCCCATTTGAGCAATATGCTCTATTCTTCCTATAAGATTTTCATAAGTTGGATTATCTTCATAAATTACAGGAGCATTTTGTGTATTTTCATGTGAAATAAGAACGTTTACTTCATATCTTTTAAATGATGGTCTAACAAGAGTATAAAAAACAAAAGGCATAGAAACGCCGCTCTCTTCTTTAAAAAGAAAATCTTGAAGATGCTCTACAACATCTTTTTCTACATCATCAAGATATTTTTCAATCTTTTTATTATCTTTATATTTATTTTTAAGCTCTTCTATTAAATGCCCAGCAATTAAATGGGTTGTCTCTTCATTAAGTTTTTTTAATTTATTAACTGACTCTTTTCTAAAAAGAGCAAGCTCTCTTGTTATATCATTTAATCTATCATTTAAAATATCTAACTTTTTTTCAAACTCCTCTTTTATTT
Coding sequences:
- a CDS encoding Lon protease family protein, whose product is MPINPLELKDIDNRCKPEIFDFKTTEEIEKKFEIFGQDRAIKSIDFATEIDNNKYNIFVMGPGGLGKHEIVKTLLNEKAKTKNPPNDICYVNNFSQINKPISILLPPGRGIEFKKDMKNLIETLKSAIPAAFESEEYNARKKMIEEEYKNRSEFLYKNLENEARSMGIAVVKTPVGIMFVPLKSDGQLMKPEEFQALDPQIKEEFEKKLDILNDRLNDITRELALFRKESVNKLKKLNEETTHLIAGHLIEELKNKYKDNKKIEKYLDDVEKDVVEHLQDFLFKEESGVSMPFVFYTLVRPSFKRYEVNVLISHENTQNAPVIYEDNPTYENLIGRIEHIAQMGTLITDFTLIRPGALHKANGGYLIIDARKVLIEPFAWESLKRALLSKKIKIVPKERMIGLISTLTLEPEPIDLDTKIILIGNRIIYYLLYNLDNDFKELFKVVADFNEIYEKDKNTLNIYANYIASFAKHENLMPLSNKAIAKIIDVSSRFAQDSKKLSLKIKKLQEIIQEANYWAKKREAKIIDDIDIKKAVDEKEYRSSRIKELINEEFGRDILKIDISGEKIGQINGLSVIDLGDISFAKPTKITATVRMGKGELIDIEKEAELGGKIYTKSTMIIAGFLKGRYLPDIPLTLSASLVFEQSYSFVEGDSASLAETCALLSAISQIPLKQNIAITGSISQKGEVQAIGGVNEKIEGFYEICKIKGFTKDQGVIIPKSNIEHLILKDEIYEKIEKKEFFIYSVENIDEAIEILTGLNAGVREKDGKFTKDSFNAIVEEKLENFAKKAKEFFKEK
- a CDS encoding sensor domain-containing diguanylate cyclase, with the protein product MQVFNINYKNIKDLKNVQKTFNKNFEKILIQVFCGKRDKAYIKNLQKNLNTLFPNSHVIGTTTAGEIFNGKVYDSHTVISFTQFENVSLNSLLIEEENSEKLGKEIGNRLVSDDTKVILTFLDGTNHDGERYIKKLKNKNKDFLIAGGMAGDNGEFKETYVFDNEYITSKGAVACALNSDKLKAENHYSFNWQPIGKSFKITKANKNVLYEIDNQPALDLYFHYFGKEILNFPLATMEIPIMIKKHDNYIAIACIGIDENAKSLIFAGDIKENDIFKFGFGDTNLIFSSSKDIYEKVSQFNSEAIFIYSCVARKALMGKLIEEETKYLNSIAPTSGFFTYGEFFHFKDVKENELLNQTLTLLSLSEKKSISPKKSKLKKFDGKRYDQITIFKILANFIDAMTDELKSTNEKLKLLSETDQLTKIYNRRKIIEILEEECEKSKRFSSPLSLIMIDIDFFKNINDTYGHLVGDKILIEFSSVLKKSIRKIDHLGRWGGEEFLIIAVGDKKEDAKIFANKIKKIIENHSFPKIKKLTASFGITEYNKDMSLENFIKKADTALYKAKKSGRNCVISV
- the polX gene encoding DNA polymerase/3'-5' exonuclease PolX: MAITNADIAAIFNKVADLLEIKGENPFKVRAYRNAARTVENIGKSLVDLVNEGYDLTKLPGIGHDLSEYIKEIVTTGKFSKLQKLEKEIPSHLVDMLSIEGLGPKRIKVLYETLHVESMEDLRRAAESGEILKLPGFGPTLVEKILKGIRLAKKAGHRFRIDVAKNYAQDLVNYIKQIDGIIHIDVAGSYRRRKETVGDLDILVTAKDWDKVTEHFVKYSGIKEIVSKGPTRSTVILKSDLQVDLRSVPNESYGAALHYFTGSKAHNIAIRTRGVKLGLKINEYGVFKGEKRVGGEKEEDVFKSVGLPYIEPELRENRGEIEAAEAGKLPKLVKLDDIVGDLHMHTRYTDGKNSIEEMAEAAMKKGYKYIAITDHSKRVTVAKGLDEKRLLEQIEEIDKINEKLKNFTILKGIEVDILEDGSLDLSNDVLKELDVVVGAVHSKFKLSREKQTTRVLKAMDNPYFNILAHPTGRLIGSREGYDIDIEKILNHAKENGCYLEINAQPERLDLNDINAKLAKEMGIKMAISTDAHNIFSLDYMQYGVYQARRGWCEKEDILNTHSLKELKKLLKR